The window ACTCTTCGCCAAGTCGCCGATGGTCGCGATACCACTTTCGGCGAGTCGCGCCCTGGTCGCCGGGCCAACGCCCCACATCATCTCTACCGGCAAATCATGAAGGAAGGCGAGCTCGGTCTCCGGGTCGACGACAACCAGCCCATCGGGCTTGGCGACCTGCGACGCGATCTTGGCGAGGTGCTTGGTGCGGGCGACCCCGACGGAGATGGGAAGGGCCAGTTCGTCACGCACCCGTCGACGGATAGCTGCGGCGATCTCGGCCGGCGTGCCGAAGAGATGCGTGCAGCCGGCGACGTCGGCGAAAGCTTCGTCGATGGAGATCCGCTCGACCAGAGGCGTGAAGTCGCCCAGTATCTCGATCGTGGCGTCGCCGAGCCGCTGGTAGGCCTTGAAGTGCCCGCCGACGAAGACCAGGTCGGGGCAAAGCTCTCGCGCCCGCCGACCCGGCATTCCGCCGTGGACGCCGAAGGCTTTCGCTTCATAAGACGCCGCGAGCACGACACCGCCTCCTACCGCGATCGGCCTCCCCTTAAGGGACGGATCGAGCATCTGTTCGACCGAGGCGTAAAACGCGTCGAGGTCCGCATGAAGGATTGTGGCCGTGTCCATAGCGAGGCGTGCCCGGGGCCTGATCGACTCGGCAAACTCTGACATTTGTGTGAGTAAAGTACGGCAAAGTACGGCATGAAAGCCAGCAAACTCCAGCATCGGGTGACACGAGCTCGCGCAAAGTTGGCAAGTTGCTGGAGTTTGGGCGGTTTCGGCGGCCCCTCTGGATCAGGAGAGTCCTGGTTCGAGCCCAGGAGGGGCAACTGAAAGCGCCGCATCGGATTTCCCGGTCGCGGCGCTTTCCCTATTGCGGACCCTGCCAGGCCGGGCGGCTACATGCGGATTAGGCGGTGCCGGCAAATGACATCGTCAGTGCACGAACTTTTGAATCCGCCGACCGGTGCCCACGTCGCCTACATAAACGCTCCCGTCCGAAGCCACAGCAATGCAGTGTGGCCAGACGAACTGACCGTCGTAATTCCCGAAGGTGC is drawn from Gemmatimonadales bacterium and contains these coding sequences:
- the dinB gene encoding DNA polymerase IV, yielding MLEFAGFHAVLCRTLLTQMSEFAESIRPRARLAMDTATILHADLDAFYASVEQMLDPSLKGRPIAVGGGVVLAASYEAKAFGVHGGMPGRRARELCPDLVFVGGHFKAYQRLGDATIEILGDFTPLVERISIDEAFADVAGCTHLFGTPAEIAAAIRRRVRDELALPISVGVARTKHLAKIASQVAKPDGLVVVDPETELAFLHDLPVEMMWGVGPATRARLAESGIATIGDLAKSSPGALARLLGRAAGEKLAALAWNRDPRAIRIQVRAHSAGAQSALGRRPVEDLVIRRALRHLADRVGSRLRARGKAGRTVTVRVRFSDLRSVTHAVTLPQPVAATAILADIAEDLVRAVLRSHPEERAISLLAISVSHIEEQPVVQLDLPLGLPDEARRPGARGGMSRLLVDRAIDAIRDRFGWESVGYASVVLDARRSVPDAFRELAEREL